The following proteins come from a genomic window of Trifolium pratense cultivar HEN17-A07 linkage group LG4, ARS_RC_1.1, whole genome shotgun sequence:
- the LOC123924601 gene encoding hydroxyproline O-arabinosyltransferase RDN1 isoform X1 produces the protein MIVKKNMGRVKSILMLLMMLGFFFGTYNLVCMMIEHNKAGNDLGSFDAKGMEIINTKAKYHVAVTATDAAYSQWQCRIMYYWYKKMKDMPGSAMGKFTRILHSGRGDQLMNEIPTFVVDPLPEGLDRGYIVLNRPWAFVQWLEKAEIDEEYILMAEPDHIFVNPLPNLASESEPAGYPFFYIKPAENEKIMRKFYPKENGPVTDVDPIGNSPVIIHKYLLEEIAPTWVNVSLRMKDDPETDKAFGWVLEMYAYAVASALHGIKHTLRKDFMLQPPWDVDVGKKFIIHFTYGCDYNLKGQLTYGKVGEWRFDKRSYLMGPPPKNISLPPPGVPESVVRLVKMVNEATANIPNWESLNRS, from the exons atgattgtAAAGAAAAACATGGGGAGGGTAAAGTCAATACTTATGCTGCTTATGATGTTGGGATTTTTCTTTGGAACTTATAATTTAGTGTGTATGATGATAGAACATAATAAGGCGGGAAATGATTTGGGATCATTTGATGCAAAAGGGATGGAGATTATAAACACTAAAGCGAAGTATCACGTTGCTGTGACGGCAACCGATGCGGCTTATAGTCAATGGCAATGTAGGATTATGTATTATTGGTATAAGAAAATGAAGGATATGCCTGGATCGGCTATGGGAAAGTTTACCAGAATCCTGCATTCTGGAAGGGGAGATCAGTTGATGAATGAAATTCCTACTTTTGTTGTTGATCCTCTTCCTGAAGGCTTGGATAGG GGTTATATTGTCCTAAATAGACCATGGGCTTTTGTTCAGTGGCTAGAGAAAGCAGAAATTGATGAAGA ATATATTCTTATGGCAGAACCTGACCACATATTTGTTAACCCTTTGCCTAATTTGGCATCAGAAAGTGAACCAGCAGGGTATCCATTTTTCTATATAAAACCAgctgaaaatgaaaaaattatgagaaaattCTATCCCAAGGAAAACGGCCCTGTTACCGATGTTGATCCTATTGGCAATTCCCCTGTAATCATCCACAAG TATTTGTTGGAGGAAATAGCTCCCACCTGGGTGAACGTTTCGTTGAGAATGAAAGATGATCCTGAGACGGATAAAGCTTTTGGATGGGTGCTTGAAAT GTATGCTTATGCTGTAGCGTCTGCATTGCATGGTATAAAGCATACTCTTCGAAAAGATTTTATGCTGCAG CCACCTTGGGACGTAGACGTAGGGAAGAAGTTTATCATACATTTTACATATGGATGTGACTACAATTTGAAA GGGCAACTAACATATGGAAAGGTCGGAGAATGGCGTTTTGACAAGAGATCATATCTTATGGGTCCTCCACCCAAAAACATTTCCTTACCGCCTCCTGGAGTTCCTGAAAGTGTG GTGAGGCTTGTAAAGATGGTCAATGAGGCTACTGCAAACATACCTAATTGGGAATCATTAAATAGAAGCTAA
- the LOC123924601 gene encoding hydroxyproline O-arabinosyltransferase RDN1 isoform X2 — protein sequence MEIINTKAKYHVAVTATDAAYSQWQCRIMYYWYKKMKDMPGSAMGKFTRILHSGRGDQLMNEIPTFVVDPLPEGLDRGYIVLNRPWAFVQWLEKAEIDEEYILMAEPDHIFVNPLPNLASESEPAGYPFFYIKPAENEKIMRKFYPKENGPVTDVDPIGNSPVIIHKYLLEEIAPTWVNVSLRMKDDPETDKAFGWVLEMYAYAVASALHGIKHTLRKDFMLQPPWDVDVGKKFIIHFTYGCDYNLKGQLTYGKVGEWRFDKRSYLMGPPPKNISLPPPGVPESVVRLVKMVNEATANIPNWESLNRS from the exons ATGGAGATTATAAACACTAAAGCGAAGTATCACGTTGCTGTGACGGCAACCGATGCGGCTTATAGTCAATGGCAATGTAGGATTATGTATTATTGGTATAAGAAAATGAAGGATATGCCTGGATCGGCTATGGGAAAGTTTACCAGAATCCTGCATTCTGGAAGGGGAGATCAGTTGATGAATGAAATTCCTACTTTTGTTGTTGATCCTCTTCCTGAAGGCTTGGATAGG GGTTATATTGTCCTAAATAGACCATGGGCTTTTGTTCAGTGGCTAGAGAAAGCAGAAATTGATGAAGA ATATATTCTTATGGCAGAACCTGACCACATATTTGTTAACCCTTTGCCTAATTTGGCATCAGAAAGTGAACCAGCAGGGTATCCATTTTTCTATATAAAACCAgctgaaaatgaaaaaattatgagaaaattCTATCCCAAGGAAAACGGCCCTGTTACCGATGTTGATCCTATTGGCAATTCCCCTGTAATCATCCACAAG TATTTGTTGGAGGAAATAGCTCCCACCTGGGTGAACGTTTCGTTGAGAATGAAAGATGATCCTGAGACGGATAAAGCTTTTGGATGGGTGCTTGAAAT GTATGCTTATGCTGTAGCGTCTGCATTGCATGGTATAAAGCATACTCTTCGAAAAGATTTTATGCTGCAG CCACCTTGGGACGTAGACGTAGGGAAGAAGTTTATCATACATTTTACATATGGATGTGACTACAATTTGAAA GGGCAACTAACATATGGAAAGGTCGGAGAATGGCGTTTTGACAAGAGATCATATCTTATGGGTCCTCCACCCAAAAACATTTCCTTACCGCCTCCTGGAGTTCCTGAAAGTGTG GTGAGGCTTGTAAAGATGGTCAATGAGGCTACTGCAAACATACCTAATTGGGAATCATTAAATAGAAGCTAA
- the LOC123924628 gene encoding protein SMG7-like yields the protein MMIVEMDKMSAPSSRERAQRLFDKNIELEKKRHISAQAQVPSDPNIWPQLRENYEAIILEDHAFSEKNGIEFALWQLHYKRIEELRKYFNAARTSASSKSSQGGKGSVRPERVTKIRLQLKTFLSEATGFYHDLIMKIKSKYGLPLGYFEDSENRIVMEKDGKKSAEMKKSLISCHRCLIYLGDLARYKGLYGEGDSTKREFTAASSYYLQAASIWPSSGNPHHQLALLASYSGDDLATIYRYFRSLAVDSPFTTARDNLIVAFEKNRQSYCQLSGDVKAVAVKESSGQLAGRGRGKVEAKLVTRGNGVEASPKNKGASNIQETYKSFCTRFIRLNGILFTRTSLETFTEVLSLISTGLRELLSSGQDEELNFGQDTLENGLAIVRIISIIIFTVHNVNKESEGQTYEEIIQRAVLLQNAFTAAFELMSIIIERCVQVKDPSCSYLLPGILVFVEWLACYPNHAAANDVDENQATVRSKFWNHCISFWNKLLSVGSVSIEDDEEDTCFNNMSKYEEGETENRLALWEDFELRGFVPLLPAQTILDFSRKHSLGSDGEKERKARVKRILAAGKALANVVRVDQKMIYFDSKGKKFIIGVEPRISNDYVLVSGIPVVDDLLEENAADKPKVGIVQPDHHQYVEEEDDDEVIVFKPIIAEKRTNVAVVSSGASHKGLESIPKASGGDIKFNVDPTFNTANDVNHQMFLPASVSSMMPQHLQPVQQHSSRCPEEGMSLANIFEGLGFLENGHVVKPNFPPHEAVSTFNHASLTVPNQQSVSTGTSSFYGISKAEDLMIPSNVDTFASSGVITNNSYVNPSSVLQTGLKKSPVSRPSRHLGPPPGFSHVSPKLDMESTVPDSINGNPVMDDYSWLDGYQLPSSTKGLAPNGPITYTQSNSQQVNNNILSGTASFPFPGKQVPSALQGPIQNGWQDYHTSELLKAHHQQQLQPQQPLANGNQHFTPLPEQFQGQSIWTGRYLV from the exons ATGATGATAGTAGAGATGGATAAAATGTCTGCTCCTTCATCGCGGGAGCGTGCACAACGCCTTTTTGACAAG AACATTGAATTGGAGAAGAAGCGCCATATATCAGCTCAAGCACAGGTCCCGTCAGATCCAAATATTTGGCCACAGTTGCGTGAGAATTATGAAGCAATAATTCTCGAGGATCACGCTTTTTCCGAGAAGAATGGTATTGAGTTTGCTCTTTGGCAATTGCATTACAAACGGATTGAAGAATTAAGGAAATATTTCAATGCTGCTCGTACTTCTGCAAGCTCAAAATCATCTCAGGGCGGGAAAGGTTCTGTACGACCTGAGCGGGTAACTAAAATAAGGCTGCAGTTGAAGACTTTCCTTTCAGAGGCAACTGGATTTTACCATGATCTTATCatgaaaatcaaatcaaagtaTGGGCTTCCTCTTGGTTACTTTGAGGATTCAGAGAATCGGATTGTGATGGAGAAAGATGGAAAGAAATCTGCTGAGATGAAGAAAAGTTTGATATCTTGTCATCGTTGTTTGATATACTTAGGTGATCTTGCTCGCTACAAAGGATTGTATGGTGAAGGTGATTCAACAAAGCGTGAGTTCACAGCAGCTTCTAGTTACTATTTACAAGCTGCGTCTATTTGGCCTTCAAGTGGAAATCCCCACCATCAG CTGGCTTTGTTGGCTTCATATTCTGGCGATGATCTGGCAACTATTTATCGTTATTTTCGGAGTCTGGCTGTGGATAGTCCATTTACAACTGCTAGAGATAATTTAATTGTTGCATTTGAGAAG AATCGTCAAAGTTACTGTCAGCTTTCTGGTGATGTTAAAGCTGTCGCAGTCAAGGAATCTTCTGGGCAATTAGCTGGCAGAGGAAGAGGAAAAGTAGAAGCAAAACTTGTGACAAGGGGTAATGGCGTGGAAGCCAGTCCTAAAAACAAAGGAGCATCCAATATACAAGAGACTTACAAATCCTTCTGCACTCGATTCATCCGTCTAAATGGAATCTTGTTCACTCGTacaag CCTTGAGACTTTCACTGAAGTTCTCTCTCTTATTAGCACTGGCCTGCGTGAGCTTCTGTCATCAGGTCAAGATGAAGAGCTGAATTTTGGCCAGGATACTCTTGAGAATGGTCTTGCCATTGTCAGAATAATTTCCATTATCATCTTCACAGTTCATAATGTGAATAAGGAATCTGAAGGTCAAACTTATGAAGAAATTATACAGCGTGCTGTTCTACTTCAGAATGCATTCACTGCAGCTTTCGAACTGATGAGTATTATAATTGAGAGATGCGTCCAGGTGAAGGATCCCTCTTGTAGCTATCTTTTACCAGGcattttggtttttgttgaATGGTTGGCATGTTATCCTAATCATGCTGCTGCCAATGATGTGGATGAGAATCAAGCAACTGTTAGATCAAAATTTTGGAATCATTGTATTTCCTTCTGGAACAAACTACTTTCAGTTGGGTCTGTGTCtattgaagatgatgaagaggaTACTTGTTTTAATAACATGAGTAAGTATGAAGAAGGGGAAACTGAAAATCGACTTGCTTTGTGGGAGGACTTTGAGTTAAGAGGATTTGTTCCACTTCTCCCTGCACAAACAATCTTGGATTTTTCAAGGAAGCATTCCCTTGGAAGTGAtggtgaaaaagaaagaaaagccCGGGTAAAAAGGATTTTAGCTGCAGGAAAGGCTTTAGCGAATGTTGTTAGGGTTGATCagaaaatgatatattttgacTCAAAGGGAAAGAAATTTATAATTGGTGTTGAGCCTCGTATCTCAAATGATTATGTTCTTGTCTCTGGCATACCTGTTGTAGATGATTTATTGGAAGAAAACGCAGCAGACAAGCCAAAGGTAGGTATTGTTCAGCCAGACCATCACCAGTATGTGGAAGAAGAGGATGATGATGAGGTTATTGTTTTTAAACCTATAATAGCCGAGAAGCGAACCAATGTGGCAGTTGTCTCATCAGGTGCATCCCACAAAGGCTTAGAGTCTATCCCAAAAGCTTCTGGAGGGGATATAAAATTTAATGTCGATCCTACTTTTAACACTGCCAATGATGTGAACCATCAAATGTTTTTGCCTGCTTCTGTCAGTTCTATGATGCCTCAACACTTGCAACCAGTTCAGCAACATTCTTCAAGATGCCCAGAGGAGGGAATGTCTCTGGCCAACATTTTTGAAGGTCTTGGCTTCTTGGAGAATGGGCATGTTGTGAAACCTAATTTCCCACCGCATGAAGCTGTATCAACCTTTAACCATGCCTCACTTACAGTTCCTAATCAGCAATCTGTAAGTACTGGTACTAGCTCATTTTATGGTATCTCAAAAGCTGAAGACTTGATGATACCATCCAATGTTGATACTTTTGCATCTTCTGGAGTCATTACGAATAACTCTTATGTGAATCCATCATCAGTATTGCAAACTGGTTTGAAAAAATCTCCAGTCAGCCGTCCTTCTAGGCACCTTGGACCTCCTCCTGGCTTCAGTCATGTTTCTCCTAAGCTAGACATGGAATCTACTGTTCCCGATTCAATTAATGGAAATCCCGTTATGGATGACTACAGTTGGTTGGATGGATATCAGTTGCCTTCATCCACCAAAGGTTTAGCCCCCAATGGTCCTATTACTTACACTCAATCAAATTCCCAGCAAGTAAATAACAATATTTTGAGTGGGACAGCTTCCTTTCCCTTTCCTGGAAAACAAGTTCCATCTGCACTGCAGGGGCCCATACAGAATGGTTGGCAAGATTATCATACTTCCGAGCTTTTAAAAGCTCATCATCAACAGCAACTGCAGCCACAACAACCACTCGCAAATGGAAATCAACATTTTACTCCACTGCCTGAGCAATTTCAAGGACAGTCAATCTGGACAGGTCGTTACTTGGTGTGA
- the LOC123881975 gene encoding vesicle transport protein GOT1-like, which yields MLSFEMNDRKKIGLGLTGFGVFFSFLGVIFFFDKGLLAMGNILFVSGVSLTIGLKSTMQFFMKRSNFKGTISFGIGFFILILGWPILGMIIEAYGFIVLFSGFWPTLAVFLQKIPVLGWVIQQPYIRSFFDRYRGKRVPV from the exons ATGCTTTCCTTTGAGATGAATGATCGAAAAA AGATTGGATTAGGATTAACCGGCTTCGGTGTATTTTTCTCTTTCCTTGGGGTTATCTTTTTCTTCGACAAGGGATTGCTAGCCATGGgaaat ATCCTGTTTGTTTCTGGAGTGTCCTTAACCATTGGGCTGAAGTCAACTATGCAATTTTTCATGAAACGAAGTAATTTTAAG GGAACAATCTCATTTGGTATTGGGTTCTTCATTCTCATTTTGGGATGGCCTATTTTAGGCATGATTATTGAAGCTTATGGGTTCATCGTACTATTCAG TGGTTTCTGGCCTACGCTGGCTGTTTTTCTACAGAAGATTCCTGTTCTTGGTTGGGTAATTCAACAGCCATACATCCGATCG TTTTTTGACCGCTATAGAGGTAAACGAGTGCCGGTGTAA